GGGCGACCAGCCGCATCGACCGGGGTCCGTTGGCGGCCACCACGAACGGCACCCGGGGCCGCTGCACGCAGCCGGGATTGCTGCGGGCGTCCACGGCGGCGAACCAGTCACCCCGCCAGGTGGTGCCGTCCTCCCGCAGGATCAGGTCCAGCAGCTCGGTGAACTCGCCGAACCGGTCCACCCGCGGCCGGGGCGGCAGGGTCTCCCCGCCCAGCACCGCCGAGTCGAAGCCGATGCCGCCCGCGCCGAGGCCCAGCAGCAGCCGCCCGCCGGAAACGTCGTCGAGGGTGGTGACCTGCCGGGCGAAGGCCGCCGGATGCCGGAAGTTGGGCGAGGCGACCAGGGTGCCGAGCCGGATCCGCTCGGTCACCGTGGCCGCGGCGGTCAGCGTCGCCATCGAGTCGAACCACGGGCCGTCGACCAGATCCCGCCAGCCCAGATGGTCGTACGTCCAGGCGTGGTCGAAGCCCCACTCGTCGACCTGCTGCCAGCGCCGACGCGACTCCGCCCAGCGCTGGTCGGGAAGGACCACGATGCCAATCCGCATGATCACCAGAGTACGTCGCCGGCAACGGCACCGCCCTCGCCGCAGCGGCCCGCCATTCATGCTCGGACGCCACCCGGAACGACGGAAGCCCTGGCGGGACGTCTGTCCTGACCAGGGCTTCCGTGCGTGGAGCGGGTGACGGGAATCGAACCCGCACTGTCAGCTTGGGAAGCTGATGTTCTGCCATTGAACTACACCCGCGAGCGGCACCACTGTACCTGACGTCACCGGACCCGCGCACCCTGGCACCCCCGCGCGCCCCCGACGACAGGCTGTCACCGACCCGCCACCAGCAGCGCAAATGAAACGGTCAGATGTTTCACAGAAGCCGCTTGGTGACGTTCTCAAACGTGTCGATCAGTTGTAACGTCACCCCCACGTTCACGACCTCGGTGCGACATACCCCCTGTCGTACCGCCAGAAAGAGGTGGGCCCATGGGACTGCGTCCCAACCTGCTGACCCGGCGTGCCGCCGGCGTCGCATCGACGACCTTCGCGCTGCTGCTGAGCACCGCCGCGGTGGGCGTCGTGCCTGCGGCTTCCGCGTACTCCGCAGCCCCCGACAGCACCTCCTGCGCCGAGCCGACCGACGCGCACGCGGACGTCCACTCCGACGCGCGTGTCCGTGGCGGTGCCGCGAAGGCCGCCCACAAGCGGCACGACCCGAACGAGCTGACCGCCAAGCAGGTGCAGGAGCGGGA
Above is a window of Micromonospora rifamycinica DNA encoding:
- a CDS encoding LLM class flavin-dependent oxidoreductase — protein: MIMRIGIVVLPDQRWAESRRRWQQVDEWGFDHAWTYDHLGWRDLVDGPWFDSMATLTAAATVTERIRLGTLVASPNFRHPAAFARQVTTLDDVSGGRLLLGLGAGGIGFDSAVLGGETLPPRPRVDRFGEFTELLDLILREDGTTWRGDWFAAVDARSNPGCVQRPRVPFVVAANGPRSMRLVARFGQGWVTTGTGEEELTAWWDGVATLCARMDRTLDEAGRDPATLPRYLSLDSAPVFSLRSADFFAEQVAQAAALGFTDVITHWPRASSWYAGDEAVLVDVATRLLPELRTP